In a single window of the Vitis vinifera cultivar Pinot Noir 40024 chromosome 6, ASM3070453v1 genome:
- the LOC100253579 gene encoding chitinase 2-like, with protein MPISLRACNTSIQTIMEFSEFFLTLFILQAIFLHPSIHAAPKNSNLFREYIGAEFNNVRFTDVPINPNVEFHFILSFGIDYTTSSSPSPTNGKFNIFWDSDNLGPSQVSSIKSDHSNVKVALSLGGDSVGNGYAYFNPSSVDSWVSNAVSSLTDIIQKYNLDGIDIDYEHFSADPDTFAECIGQLIKTLKGNGVISFASIAPFDDDQVQSHYLALWKSYGQLIDYVNFQFYAYDQGTTVSQFIKYFEEQSSNYAGAKVLASFISDGSGGLSPDDGFFTACNRLKSQQQLHGIFIWSADDSKAKGFRYEKQSQALLAIPH; from the coding sequence ATGCCCATTTCACTCAGGGCCTGCAACACAAGCATACAAACTATAATGGAGTTCTCTGAGTTTTTCCTCACCCTTTTCATTCTTCAAGCCATCTTCTTGCATCCGTCAATTCATGCGGCTCCAAAAAACTCAAACCTCTTTCGAGAGTACATTGGAGCAGAATTTAACAATGTAAGATTTACTGATGTCCCCATTAACCCAAATGTTGAATTCCACTTCATTCTTTCCTTTGGCATAGACTATACCACCTCGTCTTCACCCTCTCCCACCAATGGAAAATTCAATATCTTCTGGGATTCTGATAATCTCGGCCCTTCCCAAGTTTCTTCCATCAAGAGTGACCATTCAAATGTCAAGGTAGCTTTGAGCCTAGGAGGGGACAGTGTAGGCAATGGTTATGCTTACTTCAACCCTTCCTCAGTTGATTCCTGGGTTTCTAATGCTGTTTCTTCACTCACAGATATTATCCAGAAGTATAATTTGGATGGAATTGATATCGATTATGAGCACTTTAGTGCTGATCCTGATACCTTTGCTGAGTGCATTGGACAGCTTATTAAAACCCTCAAGGGGAATGGAGTCATTTCTTTTGCTTCCATAGCTCCATTTGATGATGATCAAGTTCAAAGCCATTACTTGGCTCTCTGGAAGAGTTATGGGCAGCTCATCGATTATGTGAACTTCCAGTTTTATGCATATGACCAAGGAACCACTGTCTCTCAGTTTATTAAATACTTTGAGGAACAGTCCTCTAATTATGCAGGAGCTAAGGTCTTGGCCAGCTTCATCAGTGATGGGAGTGGGGGGTTATCTCCAGATGATGGCTTCTTCACTGCCTGCAATCGCCTCAAAAGCCAGCAACAGCTTCATGGCATCTTTATCTGGTCTGCAGATGACTCCAAGGCAAAAGGTTTCCGCTATGAGAAGCAATCACAAGCACTATTAGCAATTCCCCACTAG
- the LOC100260426 gene encoding chitinase 2, translating to MDLLKLFISLFILQALCISPRSMQAAAQNSKLFREYIGAQFNNVKFSDVPINPDVEFHFILAFAIDYSSPSTSSNFPTNGKFNIFWDEQYLTPAHVSSIKSRHSNVKVGLSLGGATVGGKPVYFKPSSVDSWVSNAVTSLTKIIKQFHLDGIDVDYEQFSADPDSFTHCIGRLITTLKNNGVISYASIAPYNDDQAQSHYKALWRSYGHHIDYVNFQFYSYDTSTTVTQFLKYFEEQSSNYEGGKVLVSFLSHESGGLAPNKGFFTACERLKSQHKLHGIFVWCADDSLANGFPYEKKAQSLLASAS from the coding sequence ATGGATCTCCTTAAGCTTTTTATCTCCCTTTTCATTCTCCAAGCTCTCTGCATCTCCCCGAGATCAATGCAAGCAGCTGCCCAGAACTCTAAACTCTTTCGAGAATACATTGGAGCACAATTTAACAATGTCAAATTTAGCGATGTCCCCATCAACCCAGATGTTGAATTCCACTTCATTCTCGCCTTTGCAATAGACTACTCCAGCCCTAGTACTTCTTCAAACTTTCCCACCAATGGAAAATTCAATATCTTCTGGGACGAACAGTATCTCACCCCCGCCCACGTTTCTTCCATCAAGAGTCGTCATTCAAACGTCAAAGTAGGTCTCAGCCTAGGAGGGGCTACTGTGGGAGGCAAGCCTGTTTACTTCAAGCCTTCCTCAGTGGATTCCTGGGTTTCTAATGCTGTTACTTCTCTCACCAAAATCATCAAACAGTTCCATTTGGATGGAATTGATGTTGATTATGAGCAATTCAGTGCTGATCCCGATTCCTTTACCCATTGCATTGGACGCCTTATAACAACCCTCAAGAACAATGGCGTTATCTCATATGCGTCTATAGCTCCCTACAACGATGATCAGGCTCAGAGCCATTACAAGGCTCTCTGGAGGAGCTATGGGCATCACATAGATTATGTGAACTTCCAGTTCTACTCATACGATACGTCCACCACTGTCACTCAATTTCTGAAGTATTTTGAGGAGCAGAGCTCTAATTATGAAGGAGGTAAGGTGCTGGTGAGCTTCCTCAGCCATGAGAGTGGTGGGTTAGCTCCAAATAAAGGCTTCTTTACTGCTTGTGAGAGGCTCAAGAGCCAGCACAAGCTCCATGGCATCTTTGTTTGGTGCGCAGATGACTCCCTGGCAAACGGGTTCCCCTATGAGAAGAAAGCGCAGTCGCTTTTAGCATCTGCAAGCTAA
- the LOC100248472 gene encoding chitinase 2: MESCFCSTVLAILFVYFFSISNAANSKLFREYIGAESESIKLTDVPINSKVEFHFILAFAMDYTNGNSPSPSNGKFNIFWEFNHLGPGEIASIKHGHSNVKVAVSLGGDTVGDGKAFFAPNSIDSWVKNSVSSLTNMIKEYNLDGIDIDYEHFHSDPSTFAECIGQLIMSLKKSGAISFASIAPFDDEEVQSHYLALWKKYGHVIDYVNFQFYAYDKISVSQFVSYFKKQASNYAGGQILASFISGGGGGLKPDDGFFEACSELKGEGILGGIFIWCADESTKLGFEYEKSSQDFLASA; encoded by the exons ATGGAATCCTGTTTCTGCAGTACTGTTTTGGCCATACTGTTTGTTTACTTTTTCTCAATATCCAACG CTGCCAATTCCAAACTCTTCAGGGAATACATTGGAGCTGAGTCTGAATCAATCAAGTTAACTGATGTGCCCATAAATTCTAAAGTCGAATTCCATTTCATCCTAGCTTTTGCTATGGACTATACAAATGGAAACTCTCCTTCACCTAGCAATGGCAAGTTCAACATTTTCTGGGAGTTCAATCATCTGGGTCCTGGGGAAATTGCCTCAATAAAACATGGGCACTCCAATGTCAAGGTTGCTGTTAGCTTGGGTGGTGATACTGTAGGTGATGGGAAAGCATTTTTTGCACCAAATTCAATAGACTCTTGGGTTAAAAATTCTGTTTCTTCGCTAACGAATATGATAAAAGAATACAATTTAGATGGGATTGATATTGACTATGAACACTTCCATTCAGATCCAAGCACCTTTGCAGAATGTATAGGGCAACTCATAATGAGTCTCAAGAAAAGTGGTGCAATTTCATTTGCTTCAATTGCCCCCTTTGATGATGAGGAAGTCCAAAGCCATTATTTGGCATTATGGAAGAAATATGGACATGTCATTGACTATGTGAACTTCCAGTTTTATGCATATGATAAGATTAGTGTTTCACAGTTTGTAAGTTATTTTAAGAAACAAGCTTCCAACTATGCTGGTGGTCAGATTTTAGCCAGCTTCATAAGTGGTgggggaggtggtttgaagccTGATGATGGGTTTTTTGAAGCCTGCAGTGAGCTGAAGGGAGAAGGAATTCTTGGGGGCATCTTTATATGGTGCGCTGATGAATCAACAAAACTAGGGTTTGAATATGAGAAGTCGTCTCAGGATTTTCTGGCATCTGCTTGA